In Carassius carassius chromosome 5, fCarCar2.1, whole genome shotgun sequence, one genomic interval encodes:
- the rpain gene encoding RPA-interacting protein, giving the protein MDAVQKHRSMYKGTTPPWKETYRKRCVERLKNSRSRLLEKFRQMGDDSGGSKPSLLVHEVMEEEWSALQSSNHSLPSLWTGNGITDVFTAQQEYDELSAFEEIQQELIAQELLILEEYNNSLRYEEQYINSVLEGMEVSGQIICPVCHANNLTVTSHFTSCPCGLYVNTIGRNVTAEVLQNLLEERVTEHMEECVHNPSFSMAFNTDGSPNLMISCKVCDYLSVVL; this is encoded by the exons ATGGACGCGGTACAGAAACATAGATCCATGTACAAAGGCACGACTCCACCATGGAAAGAAACATACCGGAAG CGCTGTGTGGAGCGCTTGAAGAACAGCCGCTCGAGGTTACTGGAGAAGTTCAGACAGATGGGAGACGATTCGGGAGGATCCAAGCCCTCGCTGCTCGTGCACGAGGTGATGGAGGAGGAGTGGAGCGCCCTACAGTCGTCCAATCACAGTCTCCCCTCGCTCTGGACCGGAAACGGCATCACCGat GTGTTCACTGCACAGCAGGAATATGACGAGCTTTCTGCGTTTGAGGAAATTCAGCAGGAGCTCATAGCACAAG AGCTCTTGATTCTGGAGGAGTATAATAACAGCCTGCGGTATGAAGAGCAGTATATAAACTCAGTTTTGGAGGGAATGGAGGTCTCTGGACAGATCATATGCCCTGTGTGTCACGC GAATAATCTGACAGTCACCAGTCATTTTACATCATGTCCTTGTGGTCTTTATGTTAACACGATT GGTAGGAACGTCACAGCTGAGGTTTTACAGAATCTACTAGAAGAACGTGTGACCGAGCACATGGAGGAGTGTGTTCATAACCCCAGCTTCTCTATGGCCTTCAACACTGATGGATCACCAAACCTCATGATCAGCTGCAAG GTGTGTGACTATCTCTCCGTCGTCCTGTGA
- the LOC132140591 gene encoding complement component 1 Q subcomponent-binding protein, mitochondrial-like isoform X1, with product MLKCVSRAVQLAARLSSSVPFAPAVRPAFCRSIWSLSSSGAASASRPRLLTATRALPSLSSGCGSLHTEGDKAFAEFLSDEIKEEKKIQKNKSLPKISGGWELELNGTEAKLTRSLSGEKVTITFNVNNSIPPQLEEDPEHTQKSPEDEPEIVSTPNFVVEVTKPGAKTSLVFDCHFPEDEQTGHGEGEEESDIFNIREVSFQPEGDAEWKETSYTLNTDSLDWTLYDHLMDFLADRGVDNTFADELMELSTALEHQEYIKFLEDLSTFVKCK from the exons ATGCTGAAGTGTGTAAGCCGCGCGGTTCAGCTCGCAGCACGGCTCTCCAGCTCCGTGCCGTTCGCTCCCGCCGTCAGACCCGCCTTCTGCAGATCCATCTGGAGCCTCAGCAGCAGCGGAGCGGCGTCCGCATCCAGGCCGAGGCTGCTCACTGCGACCCGGGCTCTGCCCTCACTGTCGAGCGGCTGCGGGAGTCTGCACACCGAGG GTGATAAAGCGTTTGCAGAGTTTCTCTCTGATGAAATCAAAGAAGAAAAGAAGATCCAGAAGAACAAGAGTCTTCCTAAAATATCCGGTGGCTGGGAGCTTGAGCTCAACGGCACAGAAGCCAAACTCACCCGCTCGCTCTCCGGAGAAAA AGTCACCATCACATTCAATGTGAACAACAGCATCCCGCCACAGCTGGAGGAAGATCCCGAGCACACGCAGAAGAGTCCGGAGGACGAG cctGAAATTGTCTCTACACCTAATTTTGTGGTTGAAGTGACCAAACCAGGAGCAAAGACTTCACTGGTGTTCGACTGTCATTTCCCCGAGGATGAG CAGACCGGTCACGGTGAGGGTGAGGAGGAGAGCGACATCTTCAACATCCGTGAGGTCAGTTTTCAGCCGGAGGGAGACGCAGAGTGGAAGGAAACCAGCTACACGCTCAACACAGACTCTCTGGACTGG ACCCTGTATGACCATCTGATGGACTTCCTGGCCGACCGTGGAGTTGACAACACATTTGCGGATGAGCTGATGGAGTTGAGCACAGCGCTGGAGCATCAGGAGTACATCAAGTTCCTGGAAGATCTCAGCACTTTTGTCAAATGCAAATAA
- the LOC132140591 gene encoding complement component 1 Q subcomponent-binding protein, mitochondrial-like isoform X2, translated as MLKCVSRAVQLAARLSSSVPFAPAVRPAFCRSIWSLSSSGAASASRPRLLTATRALPSLSSGCGSLHTEGDKAFAEFLSDEIKEEKKIQKNKSLPKISGGWELELNGTEAKLTRSLSGEKVTITFNVNNSIPPQLEEDPEHTQKSPEDEPEIVSTPNFVVEVTKPGAKTSLVFDCHFPEDETGHGEGEEESDIFNIREVSFQPEGDAEWKETSYTLNTDSLDWTLYDHLMDFLADRGVDNTFADELMELSTALEHQEYIKFLEDLSTFVKCK; from the exons ATGCTGAAGTGTGTAAGCCGCGCGGTTCAGCTCGCAGCACGGCTCTCCAGCTCCGTGCCGTTCGCTCCCGCCGTCAGACCCGCCTTCTGCAGATCCATCTGGAGCCTCAGCAGCAGCGGAGCGGCGTCCGCATCCAGGCCGAGGCTGCTCACTGCGACCCGGGCTCTGCCCTCACTGTCGAGCGGCTGCGGGAGTCTGCACACCGAGG GTGATAAAGCGTTTGCAGAGTTTCTCTCTGATGAAATCAAAGAAGAAAAGAAGATCCAGAAGAACAAGAGTCTTCCTAAAATATCCGGTGGCTGGGAGCTTGAGCTCAACGGCACAGAAGCCAAACTCACCCGCTCGCTCTCCGGAGAAAA AGTCACCATCACATTCAATGTGAACAACAGCATCCCGCCACAGCTGGAGGAAGATCCCGAGCACACGCAGAAGAGTCCGGAGGACGAG cctGAAATTGTCTCTACACCTAATTTTGTGGTTGAAGTGACCAAACCAGGAGCAAAGACTTCACTGGTGTTCGACTGTCATTTCCCCGAGGATGAG ACCGGTCACGGTGAGGGTGAGGAGGAGAGCGACATCTTCAACATCCGTGAGGTCAGTTTTCAGCCGGAGGGAGACGCAGAGTGGAAGGAAACCAGCTACACGCTCAACACAGACTCTCTGGACTGG ACCCTGTATGACCATCTGATGGACTTCCTGGCCGACCGTGGAGTTGACAACACATTTGCGGATGAGCTGATGGAGTTGAGCACAGCGCTGGAGCATCAGGAGTACATCAAGTTCCTGGAAGATCTCAGCACTTTTGTCAAATGCAAATAA
- the LOC132140595 gene encoding zinc finger HIT domain-containing protein 3-like, translating into MQLCVVCSEHVPKYRCPTCRIRYCSVGCFKRHKGDDSCHPVKESDPASSSSTPVNSAEEPWTVEDLLDEDSQTDKVPLQRLQQLGGSEALKGLLRNPHLRRLMMSVDSAEDKAKAMKDAMQEPLFVEFADQCLKIIEPTETEKDDDDEF; encoded by the exons ATGCAGCTTTGTGTAGTTTGTAGCGAGCATGTTCCTAAATACAGATGTCCAACATGCAGAATCAGATA TTGTTCAGTGGGTTGCTTTAAAAGACACAAAGGTGATG ATTCATGTCATCCAGTTAAAGAATCCGATCCAGCCTCCAGCAGCTCCACACCAGTCAACAGCG CTGAAGAGCCGTGGACTGTAGAGGATCTTCTTGATGAGGACAGTCAGACTGATAAAGTGCCACTGCAGAGACTCCAGCAGCTGG GTGGTTCAGAGGCGCTGAAGGGGCTGTTGAGGAATCCTCATCTCCGGCGGTTAATGATGTCTGTGGACTCGGCTGAAGATAAAGCCAAAGCCATGAAAGACGCCATGCAGGAGCCGCTGTTCGTGGAGTTTGCTGATCAGTGCTTAAAAATTATTGAACCCACAGAAACAGAGAAAGACGACGACGATGAATTCTGA